The Gemmatimonadaceae bacterium genomic sequence GCAGGGCCGCGGTGATGCTGGTGGGCGAGCAGCCGGGCGACCAGGAGGAAAAGGCGGGTCACCCGTTCGTCGGGCCGTCCGGCCGCGTGCTCGACGCGGCGCTCGAGGCGGCGGGCATCGACCGCGACACCGTGTACGTGACCAACGCGGTCAAGCACTTCAAGTACGAGCGCGGCGAGAAAAGCGCGCGGCGCATCCACAAGAAGCCGCGCGACAGCGAGATGCGCGCCTGCCGGCCGTGGCTGCTCGAGGAAATTCGCCTGACGAAGCCGCGCGTTATCGTCCTGTTGGGCGCCACGGCGGCGCGCTCACTGCTCGGCACGCAGTTTCGCGTCACCAAACATCGCGGCACGCCGGTCCCATCCGAATACGCGGACGC encodes the following:
- a CDS encoding UdgX family uracil-DNA binding protein (This protein belongs to the uracil DNA glycosylase superfamily, members of which act in excision repair of DNA. However, it belongs more specifically to UdgX branch, whose founding member was found to bind uracil in DNA (where it does not belong), without cleaving it, appears to promote DNA repair by a pathway involving RecA, rather than base excision.), producing the protein MPGSGSPSAVRHAASAAAFIPPRPTLARLRTAAARCRGCDLWTCGRTVFGEGPRRAAVMLVGEQPGDQEEKAGHPFVGPSGRVLDAALEAAGIDRDTVYVTNAVKHFKYERGEKSARRIHKKPRDSEMRACRPWLLEEIRLTKPRVIVLLGATAARSLLGTQFRVTKHRGTPVPSEYADAVVATVHPSAVLRAPPNERARAEREFFADMRAVANVIGASNGRSR